A window of the Henckelia pumila isolate YLH828 chromosome 3, ASM3356847v2, whole genome shotgun sequence genome harbors these coding sequences:
- the LOC140892184 gene encoding chaperone protein dnaJ 20, chloroplastic-like, producing MNISVVSSRQLAVTQPISSFYHYSKSPISIRFSSGPGRARPKIGIRAFYTPVQTSSETLYELLGVTEKGTVSEIKKAYKTMARKYHPDVSPADRVDEHTRRFIMVQQAYETLSNPNTRASYDQDLAKGFKFGGFSTAKSYQHDQGMEEAGEWKKRWQSQLDELKRRNINKGSTGNNMSWGARMRNR from the exons ATGAACATCAGCGTTGTTTCAAGCAGACAGTTAGCAGTAACACAGCCCATTTCCTCCTTTTATCACTACTCAAAATCGCCCATTTCGATCAGATTCTCATCCGGGCCCGGCAGAGCCCGACCCAAGATCGGAATCCGGGCCTTCTACACGCCCGTTCAAACCAGCTCGGAGACGCTGTACGAATTGCTGGGGGTCACAGAGAAGGGTACGGTTTCGGAAATCAAGAAAGCGTACAAAACAATGGCGAGAAAATATCATCCGGACGTTTCCCCTGCGGACAGAGTGGATGAGCATACGCGGAGGTTTATCATGGTGCAACAAGCCTACGAAACCCTTTCGAATCCAAACACCAGAGCTTCTTACGATCAAGACTTGGCTAAGGGGTTCAAATTTGGTGGTTTTTCGACTGCAAAATCGTACCAGCATGACCAG GGAATGGAGGAAGCAGGGGAGTGGAAAAAGAGGTGGCAGAGTCAATTAGATGAGCTGAAGAGAAGAAACATCAACAAGGGTTCGACAGGAAACAACATGTCTTGGGGTGCTCGAATGCGCAATCGATGA